The genomic stretch GTTGTAGAGCATATGCCCACTGCAAGCAGGGAAAACTTGATGCAAGGGCTCAAAAATGTGTGATGGTTGGGTACCAACGTGGAGTGAAAGGGTACAGGCTGTGGTGCACTGAAGAGGGGAACAAGAAGATAATTGTGAGCCGAGATGTGGTCTTTCATGAGCATCACATGCCATTCTTAAAGACTGAGGATCAGATGGGTGAAGGAATTTCTATTGATCAGGAAGTTCAGTATGGCCAGCCACCACCCAATTATCCAGATGATCAGAATGGAGGTGGAGCTTCAAGTTCCCATGAAGCTTCAAGTCCCCAGCAACCCCAGCAACATGATCAGAGTGATGTTGGTCAGAGATCACATATTATAGCCAGGGACAGAAACAGAAGAGAGATCAGAAAACCAGCCAGGTTCAGTGATTATGAGATGAGTTTTTTTGCTCTCTGTGTTGCTGAGGTATTGGAGTGCTCAGAGCCATCCACCTATGCTGAAGCTATGTCCAGTAAGGAGAAGGAGAAATGGCTTGCAGCCATGAGGGAAGAGATCCAGTCACTGCTCAAAAAccatacttggattttggtgaaaAATCCAGGGACCCAAAAGCTTATTAGCTGTAAATGGATCTTCAAGATAAAGATTGAAGTTGGTGAAGTTGAGAGTGTCAGATTCAAGGCACGGCTtgttgctagaggattcactcaagaagagggaattgattataatgatgtgttcTCTCTGGTTGTTAAACACAGTTCCATCAGGATATTGCTTGCTCTTGTTGCAAAGTATGATTGGGAGTTACACCAACTCGATGTCAAAACggccttcttgcatggtgaacttgaagaaacaatatatatgcatcaaCCCGAGGGGTTCATGGAGGCTGGGAATGAAGACAAAGTGTGCTTGCTCAAAAGAagtttgtatggattgaagcaaagCAGTAGGCAGTGGTATCTCAAGTTTGATGAGCATATGATGAGTATTGGATTCAGAAAATCACAGTATGATAGCTGTGTTTACATCAGAGAAAGGAATGGTGTGCCAATTGCTTTTTTActtttgtatgttgatgatatgcttgtggcaTGAGCAGATCTGAGAGTGATTAAGAGAATCAAGGCTGAACTGGAAtccaagtttgaaatgaaggatcttgggAATGCAAGGAGAATCCTTGGCATGGATATACTGAGGGATAGGTCAAAGAGAGAGCTCAGGTTGTTGCAGAGAGATTATATCCAgagagttttgaagaaatttcAGGCTGATGGCTTCAAACCTGTCTCTACACCATTGGCTGCTCACTTTAAGTTGAGCATGGATCAGAAACCAAAAGATGACTCAGAGAGGAAAGAGCTGAGCATGATACCTTATGCAAACATCATAGGAAGCATAATGTACACGATGTTATGcacaagaccagatttggctcGGGCTATAAGTGTTACTAGCCGATTTATGTCAGACCATGGGAGAGAGCATTGGATAGCATTGAAGTGGTTGCTCAGATACTTGAGAGGTGCTTCAAATTATGGCCTGCTATACAAGGCAGATGCTAAGGATCAAGGTGGAGCACTGGTGGGGTTTTGCGATTCTGATTATGCCTCAAATAGAGATAATAGGAGATCTTAAACTGGATATGTGTTCAACCTATATGGCACTGCTATAAGCTGGAAATCTGGATTACAACATGTGGTTGCTCTATCTACCACGGAAACCGAGTACATTGCAATGACAGAGGTTGTGAAAGAAGCAATATGGCTAAAGGGAATcctagaagattttggagaGAAGCAAGACACAGTGGAGATAAACTGTGATAGCAGCAGCGCATTATGCCTTGCCAAGCACCAAGTGTTTCACGAAAGAagtaagcacatagatgtgcggaTGCACTTCATAAGGGATGAAATTCAGAGGGGTGAAGTCAAGATGGTGAAGATATCTACTGAGCATAATGCGGCTGACATGTTAACTAAGCCGCTGCCAGCCATGAAGTTTAAATACTGCGTGGGGCTGGTAGGACTTGTGGAGTGATGAGTTTGAGGTTTTGTCAGAGGATTTTGATTCATTGTTGATCTTGAGATTAAGGTGGAGTTTGTTAATGAAATAATCTCGCAATCATCACACACCGTTGGATACAGTGAGCTAAAATCAAAGGCCATGAATAACTCGATGGCTTCCATCATTCTCAACAGCTGGAGTTATTGGCAACCGTTTTAACTGACTAAACTAACATCCGAGAGGGAGCCGTTGGAGGATGAAGGGACTGATATAAAGCTGACAAAGGCCGCATCTGGAGAAGTTAATCAGCTACTTcgatattcaagaaaagagtctccaaactatcacttgattagttcttggtttagaattagattagaggtgttgagttcTTGGAGTGAGTTCTTGAGCGATTGTAAATCTCTGCATACTTCTCAAAAAATAGTGAATCATTTTGCCTTTGGCCGTGGATgtagatcttacgatcgaaccacgtaaaatcctTTGTGTTCTTTTCTTATTGCTTGATTGTTGCTATCGTCGATCTTTGCTCTTTTTCTATAACATTGCAGAATGGGGGAGTGAGAAACGACTATTCAGTTTTCAATGTAATGGGAGAGAGTTACAGCGGAGTGGAGTGGGAGAGAGAGATATCTATTCTGAATCTGTTTCCCAAATTATCCTGATTTTCCAAATCCCATATCAGTTTCAAGTTAGGTAAAATGCCAATAATACACGTTCAAGCAATGTTTACTTCACTATCAAGCAAAACGAACTCTATTTCTACCAATTAATCTAATCCGTCCAATTACTAGATCTAATGGATATAAATGGTGTTAGGTTCTCATTTTAATTAATGAGTCACCATAGGGCACCTGATGGATGGATACCTATCTTAAGATAAATTTTCTTGCACCTCAAATTTGTATACAATCACTTCCAATTTGAAGTGGCAATACGcgttgaaaaatatatttttataatttttcatttGCTTCTAAGGACGTTTAGTTTCAAGTCATTTCCTACTTATttcacatttaaaaaaaaatttcatttaggTATATTTTCTCGCTGTCAAATTTGCAGATACCCTAAGCTCGGGGTGGATTTACATATTGGTCATTACTCAGCTAAGTGTTTGATAGTTGGTCTTTATTTTTCACTCATGGCCAAAGACATACGGTGCATACTGTGTTGCTCTTTCTTTTATGGTGTTTTGGGAAATAAATTGATGAAGTGCTCAATACAAAGTGTTAGCAGGCATTTAGTTTATCATTCTAGTCAAGTTCATTTGTAGTCAATGTGTTAGCTGCCTCAATAATGTGTTTGGTTCGTTATAACTATAGATTATGTTAAGAGTAGGGGTTCATACGGTGAAATTATGCCCTACTTCAGATTTCTGTTTGCCCAAGTTAGgcataaaacaaaatatattcatgTTTATGAGATTCATTCATGATTCTAGGGAGAGAGTCACACGAACCAGGGAGAAAGTCCAACCCTCCTACACTCCAAAAACATGGTGCAGATTTCTTGTGTAATTTCAGTATCAAAATTTGAAGACGAACTAAAAACCACCACCCAATTCGACAAACTAATAAATATCTCAGCGCTTTCTAACCGTGCATACCCACAAAGCACAATATCACGAACTGAATCATGCCGGAACAGTAATGCACGTTTAGTTTTTACCTCACAATCACATCGGATATCTTGTGCTGAAATCTCATAATAGGATCAACGACGCTTAAAATGAGTAGAGGCAAATTTAAATAATCCTGTTCAAATAGAATGATATTGCAAAAACTAAATGAGTTTTACAAGTATGGTTTCTGGCTGGAAACATATATTCAGTCGCATTAAGAGATCTGCCTCAAAAAGGGGAAAGAAATACAGGCAACTGCAAGACAACCGTAACAACTGATTCGTTTCCGGCGGAAGTAACAGATTTGGCCTTCTAAAATCATTGCCAGAGAAGAAACCGAAGGCATAAGAGAGCTAAAAAGATCATGCTGCAACTAGATCAGGTGTCTCGGCCTCAACAGATAACAAAGCAGTGTGGACTTTGTCCACCCAGTTGTCCAGCCGGTCACGCAATGACTTGATCTGAGGGATCCCTAAAACTCTGGGTTGCACCCATGAGACATAAACGGTTCCCTCTACTTGGTCAATGATTCCTTCAATCAGATGCACCTGCAATGAGATTAGCAAGTAAATACTCTCTCTAGGCCCCTAGATGATTTGAAATTGTCCTGATTTTGGATGTGACATTTGCAACAAGTTCTGAGCTCGGGTGATGTAATTAGACAATTATTCTACCAGCTCCAGGGCAATTCAGAAACTGGTTCAATTTTTTATTGACTAAACATTTCCATCTACTCTTGATCACATTATGAAAGTTCagcataacaaaaaaaaaactttgaatCCACTTACTGAAAGGCTCTTCATGAGAAGATACTCCACATCTTCAACAGTAAGTTTTGTTCGTTCAGCAATAATACTTAGCGGAATAGTCCTATCTTCTGATGGTCGGCTGTAAGTAGAAGCTGTTCTTCAAGTtcagagtaaaaaaaatatgatgCAACGTAACTCACAGGCATAAAGAAAGAAATTCACCTGAATATGATCTCCATCAAGCAAAGAATGTTGATCTTCTCAAGAAGCTTTTTCTCATTCTGGACTAATGCAGGTTGGCTGCTGAGAGCGGCTCCATGTACACGACACAGTTCTTGATAACGCACTAAATCACCAGAGTTAAATGCTTCGAGAATATAGTAAAGCCACTCAACTTTAGTTCCCATAAGACTTTTAATCTGCAGAAATTGCGGAAGTAGAAAGATTATTAGCTTATAAGCAAGTGCTCAGAAAAGTAATGACAAAGTGGCACATGCTCAGATCTTCCCTGTCTTCTTCATTAACATGATAGTTGTATTTTGGACATAACTGAGTCACATAACAGAACATGATCTTTCCTTTGCAATTCATCATTTAAAGTAAGAAAACTGAGCCTCCAATGAAGGTGCAATTTAACTAGAAAAACTTTTCAGTGTCATTATTATGTGATAAAGCATGAAGGAAATGCCCATATCAGGAAGAACACAGTTTTATCCAAGCATATTTTATGATAGAAGGAAAATATGCAACAATGCAACAATGCAACATAATGATCAGAGTATCAGACAACTACATTACTTCTATTTACAGTACGAGTCTTCCGTTATATGTCGATTGTAATTGATAATTATCCATAACTATATCTATTAGTTACACACTGTTACTTCAACTCAAAGTTCATTTAATTATTCACAACAATATTAGCAGGTATATTGGGATACATTCTAGCACGGTAGCACCAAATGGTTAGAGTGATACACACCATGACCTCTCTAATGTTCAGAAGAAATAAGCTTTAACTAAAAATTCAGAACTGGCACTGACAAATTACTTACAATAGGATGAGCAAGAAGTTCACCAAAGTTGTAGATGTTCTCCCCCAATAAGGCCGCCAGAGATAAGTCAAATGTCAAATCCtaataaacaaaaatacaaGGTCAATTCAACAGCAATGGCATCGTTAAAATTAGCGGGAACATCCAACAAACATACAATTAGAACACCAGAAAATGCATGGATTTCAATGTGATTCTAGTTATGATTGACAGTAGCtataatgataataaaataaatagagaaaaaCAGTATGACCGTCAATTAAAATACAAACTGTGAAATGCACTACTAATGATCACAgcatgataaataaataaacaaatgtAAAACAAGTTATTGTCTCCTCACAGCAtgataaataaacaaacaaattggAATTTTCAGTAACTATGTCAGCATGAAATACCAGCCTGATCTATGTAAAACAAGTTATTGTCTCCTCACAGAGCAAGTCAGCTTTTAAGGTTTAAAGGAAGGACTACAAAAACATGAGAGGAATTGCTCTAGTTACAGACATataaagtatatttttttaatttatttctcattttcttaAGAGAATATATTGATTTGAACCTACTTACTTTATAAGGTGAGCAATTGCAAGATAAAGACAATAGGCTCTTCGAGCAATTCAGAAGACCATCACTTAAACTGAACCCAACTCCTAGTCCTGACCCAACATAATTAATAGTGGCTGAAAAAAACTAGTAATTTCTATTAAATGTCACGCTTAATAATGCCAAGGAAACAACTTATAAGGGGTAGACCATATATAAATTATTGCGACAACAAGAAGCATAGTTGACAACATACAGGTAGCCCAGGAAGATCCCTGTTTAGTAGTCTAGTCTTTACTACCTAAAGTGTTCAACACACCCAGCCACTACTATATACCCCCAATATCAACTTCAGAGAATATTTTAGCAAACATATATGACCTAAACTGGTCTATCTGATACTCCTTCAAACCTCAACATGGACTTATTTCACACAATAACATGACTAGTAGGATATAATTGTATGCAATGTTTAAGCCATGCTAAAAAAATCAAAGCCCAATAGAAGTAAAATGACTATACAGTATACACAAACATTAATAGTTCGCATATTTAGTTACATTAATATGAAAGGTCTTGGGCTTCCATGTCAACTAGAATTGCACAACCATCATAACATAATGCTGGACTTTCTCATAATCAGAAAATGTTATGAATTACTATCAAACACCAGCATTGTAAACAATAACATACCAGCTTAAATGATTCCGACAAAGTCTCGACTGAAGTGTAAGCTAAATACAGAAGAGCACTTCTATAGAACTCAGCAAATTCTTGACGGGCTTTATGATATTGTGATGAAATCCAATAGTAGCTAGCATACACAGATGGATCAATGTCAGTCATGCTGTCAAGAGTACTCTTTCCCTCTTCTAAAAGTTTCTTGCATTCCTTTTGGTCTCCCAGCTCGAGCTTAAATAAACCAATCTGCATATTGATATAAAGTATCGGCTCCTCTATCCGTACTTTACTGGTAGTACGGAGCTTCTCTATCACTCCTTCAAGATATGATATGGCAGCATCTTTCTCTGAATACCGTCGAGAAACTATGACAGCGAAATGGGCAAGCTTGAGTAGATTGATCTTTGTCTCAAAATCAGTTATAAAGTTTTGGTAGAGTTGGATTAGGGAATCCCCAGCCTGAATTAGGGCAAAAGAAAGAAAACGGTTAGATACGAATCACCTATAGAATCATAGATATGACATGGatttcagaaaagaaaagaaaaattaatcaAAGTGAGAGAAGAACTTTGAAGTGATGAATGAACATTATTCAACTCAAAATCATGTACATACAAGTGCTAGTAGGAAGTAGGAAAAATGAGATGCAGTCAATAGCATAACTGcataagaaaaacaaattaactTCTGACACTGAGGTAAGTCTGGAAGATATCCCTTCACAGTGTGATTTCTATGACTAGTTAACTTTTCGTTCACGTTAACAAATGCAAAGAGACATGCGGTTTACAATGAGGCAGAAATCACACAGCTTGATGCTTGGAATCAGGATAAGTAGATGCCTGTAAGAACATAGCTTTACTAGTCCTTTTTATCCGTGATTACCGTAGGTGGAAAAATTCAGAGTGTGGGAATATTGACTACATTACATGCGTGCCATTGGTGCGACATATATATGGAAAGAATGATAATGAGCAGTTTATCTATGTAATGATAATGTATAGCCACATTACGCAGTATAATAAAGCTAAACTGGTGTAAATATTAAACTCCGTATAACAGAATATTGTGTCTTGCAAATGGCATTATATATTACAGCAGTACTAAAAAAAGTTGTCTCCAATTGAAGAATTGTATAAGTAGCAAATGGGTTTTGACCAAATAAAGAATTCTTCAACTTCAAATTTGATCAATTCTTTCAGGAATTGATTGCACATGCAAGTACAGAAACAATTTGCCTATGCATTTCATGTTcatcttaaaattttacaaGCACAAAGACACAAACCATGCATCGGAAAAGCACCTTTGTTGTATTACTATTATCAAACTGCACCTTTACAATATAGGGACCAAACCACATAAAATTAGAGTGTCGGGACTTGTAATATAAAGATCTGAACTTGCAATATATCataatattttaattctaaAATGATTGACTGCCAGTCAGAAGCACTATATCATAAGCTCACGAGCACTTGCAGTACTTTGTGAAATCACCTCTTGTCTATAACTATACAGTTACCCAGTAAACAGAATTAGCAAAAAAAACATATGTAGTTTCCTTTTAGAGCAATGGAGCTCTTCGCAGTATCAGGACTCCATTATAATCCTTTGGTAATGAAAATAGCATGCAAAGAAGCGGACAAGCAAGAGACATACAAATGGATTTCTTGGGAACATAAAAGAACTTTTGAACTTGGTAGTagaatttatttgaattatttccgaATTAGCCAGTGGGAGCAATCATGCGGTCACTTCATCTCAAAGTTGGAAATGATAGTCTGGTCATTCGGTGGGAATTCCACAATTGACTCTCTTAAATAAGTTCGTGTAATTATTCATAATGATTTCAACTTTGTTAACTGAACCGAGCCTAGGTTCAACACTCCAATTAATAACATGCTGTATTAAGTATGAACTGTATTTCTTTCACTCAACAGACTTGAATCATGTGAAGGAAATCCAAGGAAGGGATTTCCAAAATGAAGTGCCACTCAGCCACATACATGAATACAAAATCATTTCCATGCGTAACCCAAAAATCAGGCCAATTTCCCTAGGTTTTTCATAAACATCCACATAATTTCACAATTAACCGTATGCACAACCAGTTTATGAAAACACCAACAATCATGACAGAAATGAGTGAAAAAATCAACCAATAGTATATAATAACCCAATCGAAAAATTCAATCCCTCAAAAACATCACCGATAACAAAACCCTAGCACCAAAACCCCGTCCCCACATCCCAAAACTCAACCTAATTTCTCCAACACAAAGCAAAAGTGCGATTCACTATTTCATCATGGAACAACACAGAAACCAAATCAACACAAGACAACCACCCTAATAACACAATCAAAACGAAAAAAGTAGCAACAATTCGCATTAACAAAGCACAATTTTCAGGCAGGTAAGTGGTCCAGCACCTGAAACACGGCGAGCGTGACAAATTGCTCGAGCTTGAGCGTGAGCTGGTGCCAGAGCTTCCTCTGGTACAGATCTGAAAGAGTGGTGTACCACTCGCTGAGCTCCGGATGCGCATTACGCAGGGATTCCAGATACTGAAGAGCCGCCATCGAAATCCTTCCCCCGTTCAATATCACACGAGACAGTGGTGCTTCGCCGGTAACAAATTTaaaggagagaaagagaaatcGAAGGAGGTGGAGTATTATATGTTGAGTGTATCTGCAAATTTAAATGTTCctcaattttgatttattttcccctcttttctttttcccaaAGAAACGAATTAAATAGGTTTGTTCGCTATTGGGCTTCTTAATGGGCCTAAATGACCCAGCCCGTAAACATCATGAGATCTGATTTATGGTTGTTTTGATCACCAATATATAATACTCAAGTCACAGTATCCACATGAAAGTGCGTGTGTGACTGTGTGTGACTGTGTGTGCTGCAATTATTTCAATTTGACTTCTAAGCGAAGCAAAGTTGCTATTCTCTCCCTATTAATTCTGTCAAAAATCGCAAACGCAACCTAAACAATTCGAAAATGTTCAGTTTACGAGCATTCTTCCTGCTTCTTCTGATCATCGCTTCCGGCGAAGCAGCGGCAGGCGGACGGAGGTGGCAGAGGAAGCCATGGATGAACCACGGAAGCTTCCGTGGTCCCCACGATCGCCTCGTGAATCCAACGGCTGAGCATCCGCTTCCAGTTCCTAAATTGCCTATTTAGGACCCGTTTTATTGCTGCATAAACCCAGGGTAAGGTGTGAGGGTCCCACCACAATCCATCGTTTGATACATTTGTTCTGCTTTCCTAAGGATCCGGGTTTAATTGGTATGACCCGGTATTTTTAACTGTTGGGTTTGGAAAAAGGGGTAAAAATAGTCCACCACTTTGTTATGGACTTGAAACCCTAGTCTGGGCCTCCATCTGGATTAAGGACACAAAATGGCAACCGTGCCCCTCCAATCTGCAATTTCCAAACTTGGAGAGTAAGGAGGCGATTTCCGGCGGGAGACTCATAAGTTGGGCCACAATCGGTATTATCTTACAAATTTGTTACAAAGTTCGACAAGATTCGAACCAGTTGGTAAGCATATCCGGCAAGATTCGAACAAAGGTACAAATTTGGGAAAGGGATGAAGGCACACTTTACACAACTTTGAGGACACAAAGGTAAATTCAATGTTCATACTCCTCAGTTGGGCCGACGAGACCAAACAACCGAAATGGGTTAACCAAATATTTAGCCCAATCCATCTCTTTTCAATTGCTATAAAACTCCCAAATGTGGATAGCTTCAACCTTGGTTAAAGCCAAAATTATCCAAGTAATTAATCCAATCCATCTTTTTCACAACAAGCAATAAAACGGGCCCTTAGTCTCAAAATCTGGCAATTTTGCTCTGTTCGTGTAGTTGTTTGTTTGATTGTTGACGAAATTGATAGCTAATATGGAGTTGTGTATGTAATTAAATTCCTGATTTATGTGTTTAGGGTTTACAGTTTTACTATGTGAGGATCGTAATTAGTCAATTACTTGtatttgtaattttcaattAGTTCGCGCTTAGTTGAGCGTAAGGTAAGAAATtaactagtactactactactaactaCTACTAAGTTGTTAATAACTGTGCATCTATTCATGATTATACTATGTATTGCACTAATATACGAAAGaatactaatattaaaaattaatcaaattcaCTTTCCAAATTCACCATTAACCAATCTAAAAACCACTTGACAAGGTAACCTTAAGGTGAAGGTTTTTAtagtacaaaaataaaaagaaaggttGTTGATAGTGATCATGTATTGAAGCTTATTCCAGATGCATTACACTCTTCCAGCAGTTTGAGGATGTTGTGCTCGGGGGCACTCATAGATGGCAGAATGCGTCGAGGAGGCTGAGGCTTCGTTCTTGGAGTCTCGGGTTCGATGTCGACCTGTTCCTCTAAAACCGGCGTCTCCACCCTTCGGGATACGCCCGATGACGCTCTTTCCTTCCAGATCCTTCCATCCTGATCGTCACACAAACATACAAACATCGGGTATATTAGATTGATTGACACAGACCCGGAGTATTTCGAGGATTATGCAATCAAACAAGCTCAAAATGATTTAATCTGTTGCAGTATGAGGTAGATTAACCTAAAGCAAACACTCCCTTATGACATTGATATTGCCTTTACTAGATCTTTCCTGATTATGTATCTAGATTTGCAGAGAATTAACTAATATGAAAGCAACAAAGATTAATTTTGTGTagcaagaaaaaaaatggtGGTGGTCCTTCAAAACAAGTAATCATCAAGCGAAACTGTGACCAGAAACAATAAGCTAAGCTCATTCACAACTCAAGCTAAaggtagtagtaatatttatgtGAGATATTAATTTCTTGAGATACAAATACAATATCATCATATTAGAAAACAAGATCATGCTTATATACCTCAAGAAGCATTTAAAATGAGTTTATATAATACTTTAAGCAAGtaaatttattttcatatttccaATCAAGCAAGGCTAGGGATCAAACTTACATTAAGAATGGAAGGCTCGGGTTGTGGACAGAGGATAGGTTGGTCACTGTCGAGAGGCTCACTTGGATGTTCAACGGGCTTAAACTCGACTGCTACTTCAATCCCATGGGGAACAGCAGACGTAGCTGTCGACAAGATAGCAGTGGTTGGAGCATATGTGCTACAAGGCAATGCTCCCCTTTCATCCTATACATCAAGAAAACAACTTACCATAAGCAATGAAACACACCAGAAACACCTAAATCCAAGTTTGGAAAAATGAAACAAGAGATCATTACAATATAAGCATATCAATGAGCAGAATTCTTGATTTAGTATGCTATGCATACAATTTCAACCATAATTAGTTCAATATCATCAGCAAACACACATTTGAAAGAAGTAATCTTGCAAACAAGAAATCCAATACTAACAAAACCTTTACCATAATACCATATGCTCATATACATATCATAATTCAGTACAAACAGAAGAGAAACCAAACCACATCCAAGAAAGTAATTCAATAATGACTCTTTGCTTGGGTTAGGATGAATATAAACAATTTTTCTCTTAAGGATTTGATATGGTTTCAACTTTCAATGTAGTTGACTAGAAATCCAAATGCCCCAACTGAAAAAAATCTTTAACATAATCAAATCATACTACAAAATGGACAGCATCATCCAACTCTTCATCAAATAGGCCAAAAACCAAGAAACATGGAATCCAACAAACTCTTTAAGATGAGACAGAGTAGCTCAAATAGGGGAGGGGAAACTTGCTC from Salvia splendens isolate huo1 chromosome 15, SspV2, whole genome shotgun sequence encodes the following:
- the LOC121768767 gene encoding 26S proteasome non-ATPase regulatory subunit 13 homolog A-like, producing the protein MAALQYLESLRNAHPELSEWYTTLSDLYQRKLWHQLTLKLEQFVTLAVFQAGDSLIQLYQNFITDFETKINLLKLAHFAVIVSRRYSEKDAAISYLEGVIEKLRTTSKVRIEEPILYINMQIGLFKLELGDQKECKKLLEEGKSTLDSMTDIDPSVYASYYWISSQYHKARQEFAEFYRSALLYLAYTSVETLSESFKLDLTFDLSLAALLGENIYNFGELLAHPIIKSLMGTKVEWLYYILEAFNSGDLVRYQELCRVHGAALSSQPALVQNEKKLLEKINILCLMEIIFSRPSEDRTIPLSIIAERTKLTVEDVEYLLMKSLSVHLIEGIIDQVEGTVYVSWVQPRVLGIPQIKSLRDRLDNWVDKVHTALLSVEAETPDLVAA
- the LOC121768768 gene encoding uncharacterized protein LOC121768768, with product MVGIFSRFSGRGSHRRTQSSLDERGALPCSTYAPTTAILSTATSAVPHGIEVAVEFKPVEHPSEPLDSDQPILCPQPEPSILNDGRIWKERASSGVSRRVETPVLEEQVDIEPETPRTKPQPPRRILPSMSAPEHNILKLLEECNASGISFNT